The following are encoded together in the Salvelinus fontinalis isolate EN_2023a chromosome 38, ASM2944872v1, whole genome shotgun sequence genome:
- the LOC129837563 gene encoding myelin-associated glycoprotein-like, with the protein MHITGAERLILIGGLLQGVLCLDFAALMPQNIKALHGSCVAIPCSFTLRSGFESSLTTSCKGIWRKGWTGVHVFDSSLTGTGFNTIEGNLTGNLQQKECTTILNDLSSFNDYFSFRIECDNALKYIFPERVTINVKENPSKPTLSPETVNVMEGTTVNLICSAAAPCPSLPPTLTWTPTLSDSVEDLQETPNRVITSLLNFTASHVHHGEKITCTALYKRQAGKSDKSSKTYLTVAVLCKLIHACSPSDSPKNTSVSVSPPGSVAEGSSVTLTCSSNANPAVKNYTWYRVEGSEKDIVGSDKDLNIFNVTRLSNEQYNCKAQNVHGLQTSEAISINVTFASEIQNTSHCIRISDTSQIRCFCDSYGNPAPTLVWQLAGESVNHSTNTIIREEPIGRAGLRSSLTIHQSQEEEIPSLVCLSSNFDVFDSFSFDLTSMKTYEGTGFHLLSLLIGAGVGAGVMMLLCIPMLLICKHRRARQSPNKRQEDTAEFIVTDETLFQEEDNVYANKAMLDEALWPNRTVDREIDDTDLLHYVNLNFSKLQAKVAERGEGEGEIRGVASKTTEYAVIRLHSTGSIEGGAGKKEANPALEQGDHAEDHGAKVLEESQAGHESGGEEEVAKDSALPELQGVTNSALSVQESPEAPLGESEQHNTAETAVDEVTLLSEPKDSSNCEEEEMYGNICRGQVISDANYG; encoded by the exons ATGCACATCACAGGAGCTGAAAGACTCATCCTCATTGGTGGTCTGCTGCAAG GTGTTCTGTGCCTAGACTTTGCAGCTCTGATGCCTCAGAATATAAAAGCTCTGCATGGATCTTGTGTGGCCATTCCCTGCTCATTTACACTGCGATCTGGATTTGAGTCGTCCCTCACAACTTCATGTAAAGGAATATGGAGGAAAGGATGGACAGGAGTACACGTGTTTGATTCTAGTCTCACGGGAACAGGCTTTAACACCATTGAAGGGAATCTAACTGGGAACTTGCAGCAGAAGGAATGCACCACAATCCTGAATGACTTATCTTCTTTCAATGACTACTTTTCATTCAGAATTGAATGTGACAATGCTCTGAAATATATTTTTCCAGAACGTGTCACAATTAATGTAAAAG AAAATCCATCCAAACCCACTCTAAGTCCAGAAACAGTAAATGTGATGGAGGGGACCACAGTGAATTTGATCTGCTCTGCTGCAGCCCcctgtccctcactccctccaaCTCTGACATGGACCCCCACATTGAGTGACAGTGTGGAGGATTTGCAGGAGACTCCGAATCGAGTCATAACTTCTCTCCTGAACTTTACCGCTTCACATGTCCACCATGGAGAGAAGATCACCTGCACTGCACTGTACAAACGACAAGCTGGCAAgagtgataaatcatccaaaACATATCTGACAGTCGCTGTTCTTTGTAAGTTGATTCATGCATG CTCGCCCTCAGACTCTCCCAAGAacacctcagtgtcagtcagtcccccTGGTTCAGTGGCAGAGGGCAGCTCTGTGACTCTGACTTGCAGCAGCAATGCCAACCCAGCAGTGAAGAACTACACCTGGTACAGAGTTGAGGGAAGTGAGAAGGACATTGTCGGGTCTGATAAGGACCTCAACATCTTCAATGTGACCAGGCTTTCAAATGAACAGTACAACTGTAAGGCTCAGAATGTCCATGGACTGCAGACCTCTGAAGCCATCAGTATCAATGTAacgt TTGCTTCAGAGATCCAGAACACCTCTCACTGCATCAGGATTTCAGATACATCTCAGATCAGATGTTTCTGTGATAGCTATGGAAACCCTGCTCCCACACTGGTGTGGCAACTGGCTGGAGAGTCTGTCAATCACTCCACAAACACCATCATCAGGGAGGAACCAATAGGCCGAGCAGGCCTGAGGAGCTCCCTCACCATCCACCAATCACAGGAAGAGGAAATACCGAGTCTGGTCTGCCTCAGCTCCAACTTTGATGTTTTTGACAGCTTCTCATTTGACTTAACATCAATGAAAACATATGAAGGTACAG GCttccatcttctctctctgttgatcgGGGCTGGTGTGGGGGCAGGAGTGATGATGCTCCTATGCATCCCAATGCTTCTCATCTGCAA GCATAGGAGAGCCAGGCAGTCACCAAACAAAAGACAGGAGGACACAGCAGAGTTCATAGTGACTGATGAG ACCCTCTTTCAGGAGGAGGACAATGtctatgccaataaagccatgCTGGACGAGGCCCTCTGGCCCAACAGGACAGTGGACAGGGAAATTGACGACACAGACCTCCTCCACTACGTCAACTTGAACTTCTCCAAACTCCAGGCCAAGGTGGCCGagcggggggagggggagggggagatcaGGGGAGTCGCCTCCAAAACCACAGAGTACGCAGTGATCCGCCTGCACTCCACAGGTAGTATCGAGGGAGGGGCTGGGAAGAAGGAGGCCAATCCTGCTCTGGAGCAGGGGGATCACGCTGAAGACCATGGAGCTAAAGTCTTGGAAGAATCCCAGGCAGGACACGAGAGTGGCGGGGAAGAAGAAGTTGCAAAGGATTCTGCGCTGCCTGAGCTACAGGGCGTGACTAATTCTGCCCTCAGTGTCCAGGAGTCTCCAGAGGCCCCACTGGGAGAATCTGAGCAGCACAACACAGCAGAGACCGCTGTGGATGAGGTGACACTGCTTTCTGAGCCAAAAGATTCCTCTAATTGTGAAGAGGAGGAAATGTATGGGAACATATGTCGTGGTCAGGTCATATCTGACGCAAATTATGGATAA